Part of the Nitrospirota bacterium genome is shown below.
ACAAATTTTTGTGCATGTCAAGTGCATAATATTCATTGCAACAATCGTCAATGAAAGGATTGGATAGGAATATTGATATATTCAAAAATTGGAATTTGTGATATAATCTAAAACATGAAAAAGATTAACGAGATCTGTGAGAGATATAACATTGCCTTATGCTACATCTTTGGCTCACAGGCAGAGACAGGAAAGGCACTTATAGATGGCAAATGTGTAGAATTAACAGACACTGAATCTGATATAGATTTTGCTGTGCTTTTCAAAAAGCCTCCTGATAACACTTTAAAGACATATGCGATTATTAGCCTTGAGCTTCAGGAACTTGTGGCTCCTTTCAGGGCAGACCTTCTTTTCCTTCATGAAGTAGACCATCTAATCCAGCTTGAGGCTATTAAAGGAATCTGTATCTATTCGATAACTGATGAATTCAGGGAGGCATATGAGGAAAAGGTGGTGATGCTTGCATCAGATGAATTAGAGATATTCAAACTCAATGAAAAGGATATGTTTGAGGCAATAGAGAATGGTTATTTCGAATTTGAATATAAAGCTGATAGAGGATAGGCTTGGCTTCCTTAATGAAGCTGTAGCCAGATTAAAGAGGCTCTCCCTTTATAGCGAAGAAGACTTTCTTAAAGACGATAACCCCGCCATAGCAGAAAGCTATTTGAGACGCTCCTTAGAGGCGGTTTTTGACATCGGAAGGCATATAATTGCAAAGACAGCGGGGAAAGGCATTGTTGAGTATAAGGAAATAGCAAGGACACTTGGCGATAAAGGAGTCGTAAGCAGAGATTGCTCAAACGCTCTTGTCCTGATGGCAGGATACAGAAACCGCCTAATCCATTTTTATCACCAGGTAGAAGATAAAGAACTATATACCATCTTAAAAGAAAACCTTACCGATATTGAAAGGTTTATAAAGGAGATAAGAAATTTTATCACGGCGCTAAAGAAGGCATAGTATCTCTATGTCTTCACAACCAGCACAGAGCACCCTGCATGTCCGATAACCCGTGATGTCACACTCCCCATTAAGAGCCTCATAATCCCTGTCCTGCCATGGCTGCCCATTACAATTATATTAACATCCTTTTGTTTTGCAGTATTGACTATTACCTCGTATGGCTCGCCTTCATCTACTATGGCTTCTGCCTTGATTCCTTCTGCTTCAGCCCGCTTTTTCATATCCTCAACCAGCGCCTTGAATTGTTTCACTAACCTCTCAGTCAGTCCAGGTGACTCTATCTCAAATTCTTCAGTCACATCAATTGCAGAGACAATTATTATAGTACCATCAGATTCCTTTGCCAACTTTATTGCCTCATTCATTGCTGCTTCGCTGTATCTCGAACCATCTGTTGCTACAAGTATCCTTTTATACATAATTAGTGTCCTCCTGCAGTTAAGATGCCTGATGCTGCAAGCAAAAGTACAGCAATCTCTAATATTGCTATTACAAGATAGGGGGTATCTTTCTTATGGACGAATATTGGAATTATCCTCAGATAGCATATAATTGTCATACCTGCAAGCACAGCAACACCAAGGAAATTCAACATATCCCCATTATTTAGAAGACCAACCCAACTCCATCCTGTAGGCGAGTTGGTCTGATAGATATATTCGGCTATCCTCAGTTTCCAGTAAACCTGAATCCTGTCAAAATCAACAACATTAGGCAGTATTCCGCTTATATAGACAATAAATGTGATTAAAAGCAGACCGAGCCCTGCAATTGCACCCTTGCCGAGAAGATTGGCATATACTAACTGTTCTTCGGATGCCTTTGTTCTGTTTTCCATGAGATTCCTCCCAATTTTCTAAAAATTCAAAAATCAAAACCTGTCCTGACGACAGGTCAGGATTAAGGATTCATTAATTTTACATTTTGCATTTTGATATTTGCATTATTTTCATGTCCATATTCCAAGACCCTTTAATAAGGCCCTGGCACCGGATAAGAACAAAACTCCTATAACCATCCACTTGATAGCCTTTGGTTTTGCCATTGCAAGAATCTTTACACCTATCCTTGAACCGAGCATGACCCCAATAATGGATGGCACAACCATTACAGGAAGAACCGCACCTTTATTTATAAATATCCAGGCTGCTGATGTATCCGTGATTGAAAGCAGAAAAACGCTTGATGCAACAGAAATCTTTAAGGGTGCACCCATGAGGAGGTTCAATACGGGCACATTTGCCCATCCAGCACCAAGACCGAACATGCCTGCCATAACACCAATTATGACAAACAGTAATAATGCCAGAGGCGTTCTGTGGACATGCCACTCTATGTCCTTGCCGAGAGATTCTTCAC
Proteins encoded:
- a CDS encoding DUF1634 domain-containing protein yields the protein MENRTKASEEQLVYANLLGKGAIAGLGLLLITFIVYISGILPNVVDFDRIQVYWKLRIAEYIYQTNSPTGWSWVGLLNNGDMLNFLGVAVLAGMTIICYLRIIPIFVHKKDTPYLVIAILEIAVLLLAASGILTAGGH
- a CDS encoding universal stress protein, translating into MYKRILVATDGSRYSEAAMNEAIKLAKESDGTIIIVSAIDVTEEFEIESPGLTERLVKQFKALVEDMKKRAEAEGIKAEAIVDEGEPYEVIVNTAKQKDVNIIVMGSHGRTGIMRLLMGSVTSRVIGHAGCSVLVVKT
- a CDS encoding nucleotidyltransferase domain-containing protein, with amino-acid sequence MKKINEICERYNIALCYIFGSQAETGKALIDGKCVELTDTESDIDFAVLFKKPPDNTLKTYAIISLELQELVAPFRADLLFLHEVDHLIQLEAIKGICIYSITDEFREAYEEKVVMLASDELEIFKLNEKDMFEAIENGYFEFEYKADRG
- a CDS encoding DUF86 domain-containing protein, with protein sequence MVISNLNIKLIEDRLGFLNEAVARLKRLSLYSEEDFLKDDNPAIAESYLRRSLEAVFDIGRHIIAKTAGKGIVEYKEIARTLGDKGVVSRDCSNALVLMAGYRNRLIHFYHQVEDKELYTILKENLTDIERFIKEIRNFITALKKA